From a single Leptospira levettii genomic region:
- a CDS encoding transcriptional coactivator p15/PC4 family protein, producing MAKTGIIRDIDKGRGEVIRVEISEYKGQTFFNIRVWYTDPNGELKPTQKGIAIAPTLVSELKEAIEEAERWLA from the coding sequence ATGGCAAAAACAGGAATCATCCGAGACATTGACAAAGGAAGAGGGGAAGTCATCCGAGTGGAGATTTCCGAATACAAAGGACAAACTTTTTTTAACATTCGAGTATGGTACACAGATCCCAACGGAGAATTAAAACCAACGCAGAAAGGGATCGCCATTGCACCTACTCTTGTTAGTGAATTAAAAGAAGCAATTGAAGAAGCTGAACGTTGGTTAGCCTAA